CGATGCGGGCAACACGCTCTCGCTCCAGGCGGGAGATGATACTCGCCATCTGTTGCGCAGCCTTCTTGCGCTCGTTGAGTGCGACGAACATCTTCTGACGATCTCGTTTCAGATTGTCCAATTCCTTGTCCCTCCCCCGCCGGCGCTGCTCCAGCCACTTCTTCCGAGACGACTTCTCCTTATCAATCTTTTTAATATCGGTCAACTCCCTTTCCATAACGGTCCGTTTCGCTTCTATTTCGGTGAGATTGCTTCTTATCTCAACTGCCAGTGATCTGTCATGTTCAGAAATGATTTTAATGTACTTGGCTCGATAGACCGCCTGCCGCCACGATTTAGCGTCTAACAGTTTTTCAAGATCGGAAAGTCGCCCTTTTTTGTAGGTGTAAGTGACCCGTTTGGCATAGCGGTCAACTAATGAAGTATGCTCTGACTCCTTCTTTTCAATAGTGACCTCGGCTAGGATAATGGCCTTTTCCTTGATTTTCTCTTCCTTACGGAGACGGTAGATCAGATTTCTCACAAGGGATATCTCTTCATCAATTTCGTTGAGCCTTTCAATCTCACTTTTCTCACGGTCAGATGTATTTTTGATCTTTTTCTCATAATCGGCAATCTCTTCTCTGAGACGGTCCAGCTCGCTATTGTGAAACTGGATGTCTTTTTCAATCTTTTCTGTCTGACTGAATATGACCGAAAGCGAGAGAAAAAATGAAAGACTTAACGGGAGTTTCATTAGCGTCATCAAGACACAAAATTACGTTCATCGTTCAAGAAAACCTTCCCTCAAACACCTTGTCAAAACTGATGCCCATCACTACTTTGAAGTCTAAATAACACTATTACAAGGGGAGAGGTAATTGAAGAACGCACTTTGGCCAAATCTCTTTCGAAACTGGAACAGGACTGAGAGTGAAACCGTTTACACGCTCAGACAAGTTCCAATATATAAAGACTTCAGTAAAAAGGAATTCACCGAGTTGGAAAAGTTGGTTCATCACAGAACATATGCAAGCGGTGACTTTGTGTTTAAGAATCGTGCCCCTGGTGAGGGAATGTATATCATCATGAAAGGCACCATAAAAATCACCATAGGAACCAGATCTGGGGACGAGAAGGTATTAGCGGAACTCAAGGAAGGAGACTTTTTTGGCGAACTTGCCCTTTTTGATAATGAACCTAGATCTGCAAATGCTCTTGCCACAACGGATTCGAAATTAATCGGTTTTTTTACAGCTGATCTACTTTCACTTCAAGACAGAAATCCGCAGATGACAAATAAGATTCTAATGAACCTGGGCAGTATGCTGGGTGAGAGACTACGCAGCACGAACCATCTGCTTCTTGAAGCTCAGATAAAATCGCACGATGAAGCCGACACAGCAGACTGATTACTTCCAGCTGATTTATCGCCTCTTTATTGGCCTCATTTTAGCAGGATTCCTTTGGATCATCTGGCCCTATATTTCAAACGTTGTCTTGATTTTGGTTTTCGCTTTTCTCTTCACCACAGTGCTTCTCTCCTCAGTGGATGCACTAGAGAAAAGAATCCGCAGCAGAGGACTGAGTGTACTTCTTGTCACAATAGGAGTACTGGCCGGGTTTGGAATTTTCATTGGAAGCTTTATCTCACAACTTTCCGCTCAGGCCACAGATTTTTCTTCCCGTGTAGATCCAGCCACCCTAACCGCTGAATTCAAGAATCTCGGGGAAAAATTCATGGCTGCGTTGCCGGGTTTTGCGACTGGTATGATACCCACTGGCGGGGACTTTGCCTCAACACTGAGTGGTTTCGTCAATACTGTGATAACCAATCTTGCCTCTCTTGCCAGCGCTGTTGGGAGTTTCGTTCTGAATGCCGCCATGATACTCATCTTTACAATCATCCTGCTGGCGGAATATCACGGTTTCAGAAAGAGCCTCGTGGGTTTTATATCCAATAAGTATTTTGAAATAGGCTTGAGGCTCATCTTCAATATCGAGAAATCTGTCTCAAGTTACCTCAGGGGACAATTTCTCTCGGCGGCCAGTGTTGCGCTCATGTCGGTCATCGGCCTGGGTATACTCAATCTGAGCGGCGCCAATCTTACACTTATTGTTTTCATAGGAATCATTGCAGGCTTGGCCAATCTCATTCCTCTTGTGGGACCGTTTGTGGGAATGGTACCGGCCATACTCATCGCATTCATGAATAATATCGGAAACGAGACTGCTCTTTCCCACATGCTCTTTGGTGTTATACCTTCACCTTTTTTCATCCTCGATATCCTACTTATGTTCATCATAGTTCAACAGATTGAAGGAAACCTGATTACACCCACACTTGTGGGGAAAAGTGTGGGCCTTCACCCAATGATTGTCATGATCGCACTCATCATTGGTGGCACCATTCTCGGTCCGCTGGGGATGCTATTTGCCGTGCCTGCAACAGGCGTTTTGAAAGTGATTGGTCAGGAAGTCGCCTTCGTCAGACGAAATGCCCACCTGCTCTGAGGCTATCCCGTCTCGATCTTAAAAAGTACGTAATTTTCGAAGTAGAGAAGTCTCTTCTGTTTATGAGGCAGGTTGTAGATCCACATCTGGTAGTTCCTGTTCTTTCCTTTAGTTGATTCTACCACCTCATCTGGCTCCCCAATCAGATCCTGTACTTCCGACACAAGCATACCCGTCTCCAGCCGGGGCATGTGGCGCTGAGCGATAAATTCGCGAGCTTCATCCAAAGAACTGTCCATTTCCCTCCGGACCTGCAGAGAATCTGTGACGGCCAACTGTTCCTCAAGAACGGTGATGTAATTGTTGTACTTAAACTCCGCCGGAGCGAACATGTCCCGGGCTGTCTTCAGTGACTTTAAAGCCAACCGCAGTGTAGCTACATCCTTTGCTTCATTGACGTCACCCACCATCCCCACTGCCGCCTTCATACTGGCGCGCCTGGCTTCCACTGTCAGTTTTCTGTCTAGTGCAGGTACTGCATCATACTTTCTAATAGCAAGGCTGTAAAGACCTGCAGAAGCAAGGTCGCCCCCTTGTTCCATGAGGATCTTGGCCCGGAGTGTATATTGTGCTCTCTTGCCCTCCTCTGTAAGAGCGGCAGCTTTCCCGAGGCTATTCAATGCCTCTTCATACCGGCGCAACTCAAACAAATCGTTGCCCCTAGCAACGTAATGTTCCACCAATTCATCGAGCCTGTCCATGAGGCGGTCTTTCAAGGTGTCTTCCGCAGCTGTCAGTGCTTCAACATATTTTTCCGCAGCATTGTCCATCTTTTTCCTGCCTTGCAGATCGCCCCCTTCTGTATAAAGCTGGTACGGGATCCGCTTATTGGTAATATCCAATAGCTTCTTAGCTCTGCGCATTTTGGCATGGTTCGGATAGGTGTTCATGAATTCCTTGAATTTCGGTCGGGCCGCCACATAGTCTTCATTGAGGAAAAGTTTCTTGGCTTCATCTCCCGCTGTCTTCCGGCCTCCATAAAAGGCACTAAACGTGAAGAAAACACCAAGGTTGGGCAGGCTCATACCTGTGATGGGTGTGATCTCCAGTTCATCATGGATTGTATTTACCCTGTGGTAGATGTGTCTTACTTCAAGACCCCAAGCATAGCGGGCCTCCGAGGGAGATTCGGTGATCATCTTCAGTCCGGCAGAGTATGCCGATGATGTTCCCGTTCCGTACGGCGAACTGTCCATCCGTTGATCTTTATAAAAGCGAGTGTAATTGACACCATAAGAATACTTGAGATGAATAAACCATTTCGGATGCCAACGCATGATGTAAGATGAGACAATATTCAGCTCCAGAACCGATGGGGAAAACTTTCGTTCAATGCCCCAAGACTCAGGAACATTGGGCGGCCCGGTTATGATAAGATCATCCCTGATCTCCATACGTGGAAAAGGGAATATGGAGGAATATCTGATGCCAAGTCCCGTCAGAATATCGGTGTAACTCTTTCCAAAAAGTGCATAGGAAAGATTGGTCTGCCCTCCCTCCATCTCAAGAAATGACCCCATCCTTCCGGAAAAACTAATTTCAGTCAATTTATCTTCAGTGTCTTCAGAATAACTGATCGATGTTGGATTGATTTTAAGAGGGTTCAGTCCATCCCAACCGTAGAAGCCAACACCGAAACGACCTTCGGCTGGAATAGTGGCTATGGGTTCTCTGAATTCCATGGGCCTGAAAACTGCCTCCACGACCTTCTTTTCTCCACGCATAAGGGCCTGGACCATCTCTTGAGCAGCTGGAGGCAGTTTCAGCTTGAACCGCTTGCGGCCCGGTTTTATGGACGGCGCCTCCAATCTCTCTTCCTCTACAGCTGGCTTCTCATTAGGTACTTCTTCCTCTTGCGGATAGAGGGACGCTACTGTACCCAGGAAGGAAATAACAACAATCCTTAATGCTTTATTGATACCTCGGATTATCATAAGCTTGTAAAAATAACCGTATCATCTGACCAATTCAAAGAGTTTAGTCCCAACCGGACTTTTTCACCTCTCGGGAACAAAGAGGATTTGTAACTTCTTTAACATGAACATGACCTTACCAAGAGTGATAACTCTGTCTCTGGTCCTCGGGCTGGTTTTTCCGGACCTGTCAGCACAGAATTCCTGGGGACCCACAATCTGCCGCGTGAAATATTCCGGCGGTGGTGACTG
This is a stretch of genomic DNA from Candidatus Neomarinimicrobiota bacterium. It encodes these proteins:
- a CDS encoding cyclic nucleotide-binding domain-containing protein, with the protein product MKNALWPNLFRNWNRTESETVYTLRQVPIYKDFSKKEFTELEKLVHHRTYASGDFVFKNRAPGEGMYIIMKGTIKITIGTRSGDEKVLAELKEGDFFGELALFDNEPRSANALATTDSKLIGFFTADLLSLQDRNPQMTNKILMNLGSMLGERLRSTNHLLLEAQIKSHDEADTAD
- a CDS encoding AI-2E family transporter — translated: MKPTQQTDYFQLIYRLFIGLILAGFLWIIWPYISNVVLILVFAFLFTTVLLSSVDALEKRIRSRGLSVLLVTIGVLAGFGIFIGSFISQLSAQATDFSSRVDPATLTAEFKNLGEKFMAALPGFATGMIPTGGDFASTLSGFVNTVITNLASLASAVGSFVLNAAMILIFTIILLAEYHGFRKSLVGFISNKYFEIGLRLIFNIEKSVSSYLRGQFLSAASVALMSVIGLGILNLSGANLTLIVFIGIIAGLANLIPLVGPFVGMVPAILIAFMNNIGNETALSHMLFGVIPSPFFILDILLMFIIVQQIEGNLITPTLVGKSVGLHPMIVMIALIIGGTILGPLGMLFAVPATGVLKVIGQEVAFVRRNAHLL